The nucleotide sequence CCGAAAACTCACAGAAAAAACGTTTGAGCTCGTATAGAGACATTTTTACTGATTCAAGTTCAAGGTTATATAATAGGCGTATTGTGAAGGGTGAAGCTGGATACGGTAAATCAACTCTAACCCTCCAGCTAGCGTATGACTGGTGTAATGGTGTCAAGGATTCTCCTGTCTCGGCAGCGGATGTATTAATTCTTCTGAAACTTAGACAGTTGGGTAATGTGAGATCAATATATAAAGCTATCAAAGTTATATTATTGCCGAGTGAGTTCCGCTTAAATTCCAAAGACATTAAAGATATTCTGCAACGATGCACTACAGTAAAAATCATTCTGGACGGCTTTGACGAATATCcgaatagaaaaaaaagtaatcGAAGTGATATCTGGCGCATCATTAAATCCAAATTGTTTGAAACATTTGATGTAACTTTGACAACTAGGTTTATACCAACAGACTTCGAAAGGTCATCGCCGAAACGACTGGAGTTAATTGGGTTTGACGAATCTGCGCGTGACCAGTATATTCGCAAGGCTATAACGGGTGAACATAACGAAAATGCTGTTGATAAAATCAAGCGAGGATTGCGAGAAAACCCAATCCTTGATGACATTTGTCAAGTACCTCTGTTCTTCGTTACGTTCGCTCACATGACTCATGAACGAGACGATTTTCGGAAATTTAAGTCGGTAACAGACTTTTTCGTATACatgtttaaatgtttccatagtCACACTAGAAACAAGGCATCTGACAACAATGTAGATAGCTACTATGTCGAATATGAAGTTAATCATGTTGAACTGGATAAAGTAGCATTTGAGGGTCTGAACAGAGAAAACCAGCAGATTACATGGAATAAAAAACAGCTCCGTCAAAGACTTGGTAAACAGTTTTATGATATGTATCTCCGTGCGGGTATTTTAGTAGAGGAGGAGATACTTGAATATTCAAACAGAGACACTTCTAGCGGGGACATCAAGACCAATACTGAAGTAAGATTCTGCCATAACatattctgtgaatggtttgCGTCGTTTAGGTTAGCGATTGTCACTGCAAATGCAAACAATGCGTTTGAACTAGAACAGATTGTAGGTAAGATGGATCCATTTGACCTCCAGTATGTATTTCGATTCGCATGTGGACTAAACCGTACAGCTGCTCGTAACATCATCGAATATTTAAAACAGAGAAAAGATTATGATAAGTTTGCAATCCTCTGCATCTTGGAACAAAATGGAGGCATTGATGAGATCAGGACGACTGTTACAGAGCTCTGTGCTGAGAAGGTTATCATCGGTGACGATGGCAGCAAGTTACTACAGAGGTCTACCGTACAGCTGCTACAGATAGCATCAAGTCACGACGTAAGTATTATCGAGGATACTCATATGTTACTATTATTTGATTTACTATTGTCTTGTTGAATTTTTAACAAACCTTCTTAGACCTCAGGTCTATAGTAGCAGGTGAAATCCAACCACAAGCCCCACGCTAATAAAGTACTAATAATTTCCATTACGCATACTAACGGTGCAATACATtgtagtataaatatatataaaatgttataatgGTTTGTAATATATTATGCAGATTGTTTACAATTCGTCATTTTTGGCTTTTTTAGCATATTACAGTACATCTTACGGCTCATGTATGTTATATGATGCAATATGCCTGCTGTGTTGCCATAAGTAACCAATGACTGAATTACATGTTACCCGTCCCACTAAATTCATTGATAATCCATTTGCCTGCcctaagatatatatatacaaggttGTTTCGTTCGTCTCCTAATTGTGGAATTAACTCGCACTTTGTTAAATTTactaagaaaaaatatataaaacatgcCTTGTAAATTGTTTGGCCCTTTATACAAAGTTAAAGTCAACCTTTATTCGTCTAACAAAAAAAGAGTCATTGTCTAATTTATATAAACACTGTTTCATCATAATTCGGTTGCGCTATTTGCCAATATCAAAACTCCATTTTCCTTTGACATCTGTGGCTATCAAGTTGGTGTTTTTATATTTAACCCAGGACATGACTTTATTCCAAATCTCTCgaacatatttgtttttataactGTTCAATGTGTCAACGTACTCTTGTTATTAACTCGCAACACTGTCTCTGTACCCTCGCATATGCTTACTTCCTCTCAGCACAACATTCGCTAAATACGTACTGCAAGATCAAACTATGCAGCTCTCATATTTATTGCCGAAAGTTTGTTCCTTCGACTAAACCTTTAAAGACTGCTTGATAATAACTCTTTATAATTGTAGGCTGTTTACGTTTCATTTGTATCATattctttctctctctatttCCTATTGGTATTGTCTTCTTTGTTCGTTTCTGTCACTTTTGTATACTGTTGTCTTTACGTATTATGCTCAACCGAGTTTCTTTTCTATCCTCACTGTAATTTCTATAttgcaattttaattttgttttgactTACTTAATGTATCAGATAGTGAACCTCAGTATTCTCACGTGAGACGAATCGAAGGTAGTTTGTAGTAAAAAAGTTCTGTGCTTGTTCGTTCGTGTTACGTAACCAGCTTGTCATTTAAGGAGGACAGTATACAATCAAATTACTACAATTCtttctgaaaaaaatattgacgAATATAACAGTTAAAGTAGACTTTCCTAGTATGGTAAGTCACACATTACTCTCATACAACTATTTCCCTCTTCCTTCTAGGGATGCAAAAGGCATCCATGTgtatgggtgggggggggtgcacaTAATTTAAGGTTCAGTGGGATTCGTGGATAACTACACTACATGAAAACAACAACTGTTAATTCACAAAAGGATTGTTTACCTCAAATTCTAGAATAAGAACAAAACGGACAATATTCattgaattttttatattcaaaCTTCAAAAATGAAGCAGTTAAAATAACAGAATGGCACTCTCTACTAAAAAAACAGGGcactttaaatatgaaattagaACCAAAGGTACTATATCATTAATGCCAGGATTATTATTTAAAGGAAGCAACATTTTCAGGGTATTTGCTTTTTTGTATTGATACCATGGTTGAATTGATGTAAGTCTGTAAACCAATCAAACCACTAACAATGACACAAACAATGACATACATAACGAGGGAATTTAATAGCTGAAAACGAACAGTGATACACACTGTCTAGCTTAGGATGTTTAGCATTTCCTGTCAAACTCTAAGACAAATTTTTGGAGGGCGCCCCCACTAGATATATACTGTTTTCTCAATccaaacaattttatttatacttGATTTGATCGGATCAGCTACACAGTGTTAATCTTCCATCTGTATTAGATGTTACTTCCTGTCAGCAGCATTCGAAGGTTTcgtttttaataattttcttcATGCAGTATTATatcattaataaatattttgttctcAAAAAGTTAAATCGGACGAGTTACGCTAACTTATGCACCGCTCAGTAGACTATTCACAGTTTATCCAAAAACACCTGTTCATTTGTTACGTGAACGCTAATACACTAATGTACGCATGTGTTGGTATATTTCAGTCATCCAGCCTGCTGCGTCAATCCAGGCGCATCGACCATCACAATATAACGGTGGTTTGACTGCGTTGAGCATGGAGCTTTTATTTGGATATACACAGTTAGGAATTGTCAAGTCAAGACCTAGCCATATACGTTTATCAACGCTTTAGAACTAaaataatattgctttcaaagTAAGTTTAATTAAATTCTACAAATTATGAAGACGAATTATGGATGGTTAGGCCTACTAGTAATATGTTTGTTTAGTTCTGTCAAGATAGGCTATAACTTTACCACTGGCCGTAttagttccataacaactctttAGTAAAGCATGGCTGTACGCTAATTAAAATGGCATTTAACTGATTTTAGAATAGTTATTAATGCGACACTAATCCGTACGTATATAGACCGAGTAACATATCAGTGGGACCTAATCCAATTAGACATTCCGAGAGCCGAGTTAGCCCTGATACTGGTAGTGATAATGGATTTGGTCGTGAGGTTACATTGAGAGTGGTAGTGGTACATGGATTGGGATCATGTCGCTCACTTTTAGCAAATAGATTTACTTCAGCAGTAATGATTCTGTAACATTTGCAGCTGCACAATATGCTACTACTTTAGAAGAATGAGCCTACAACAAATATTTTCGAGAGAAAATCATCTGCATGGCATTTCTTTTacagttataaaaaaaacaaaatattataatataaactaCCTTCTGACTAGAGTTTACGTGGCGGTAGCTTGTAAGCGGTTCATACGGGCGTGTGTCGGTTGTGTCTATTCTGCATGTGTCGGGCCGGGACGAACAGTTCTTTCTTGCGATAACTGTATGTAGATTAAGGCCTGATTAACCACGCTAATGCTAATGTGATGATCGATGAGTGAACAGAGTAGGGAACAAGAAACGGGGAAAATATTGGAAACATTCATGTTTGCAACTATCATGTAATGTCATCATATTATCTTATCTCTTACCATGTTATCGTGCACGATTGGTAAATATGAATGTGGGTTCGTCGATAGAAATATATagagaattaaaacaaaaatacttTGTGCATGTTAAAACCATTTACATCAGATGTAAGGTGTATCGAATCGGTTTTATTATCAGGTATACAGTAGATATCTCCCAACCGTGACAGTTATTGTGTGTTTGTTATGGAGAGTTTGTTTCAgcgcaaaggggggggggggtgggaggagggggataATGCTGTAACGGGATGTAAAATAGGCCTAGCTGCACTACTGCTTTAGAGTAGACACGACAAAGAATTATAATTAGCCTACAACAAACATTGCATGTACCGATTTATATGCGTGGAATATTTTGCCCAATCTTTATATGAAGTAGCGTTTACGTCACGTTGCTTGTTAGCGGTATCCACCGGCGAGTGTCGGTCGTGTTTACTACGTATGTGTCGGGACGGGAGGTTCGCTCTTACCGTTACTGTATGTAGGTTGAGAAA is from Apostichopus japonicus isolate 1M-3 chromosome 16, ASM3797524v1, whole genome shotgun sequence and encodes:
- the LOC139982297 gene encoding uncharacterized protein — its product is MPGKKKAVRRKKQPTHKGTASASQSALTLAEKKCIFLDSLKTVYKKQYDALQPIPYIKDRLYCIDKVFVEGGIEHVLESQSENSQKKRLSSYRDIFTDSSSRLYNRRIVKGEAGYGKSTLTLQLAYDWCNGVKDSPVSAADVLILLKLRQLGNVRSIYKAIKVILLPSEFRLNSKDIKDILQRCTTVKIILDGFDEYPNRKKSNRSDIWRIIKSKLFETFDVTLTTRFIPTDFERSSPKRLELIGFDESARDQYIRKAITGEHNENAVDKIKRGLRENPILDDICQVPLFFVTFAHMTHERDDFRKFKSVTDFFVYMFKCFHSHTRNKASDNNVDSYYVEYEVNHVELDKVAFEGLNRENQQITWNKKQLRQRLGKQFYDMYLRAGILVEEEILEYSNRDTSSGDIKTNTEVRFCHNIFCEWFASFRLAIVTANANNAFELEQIVGKMDPFDLQYVFRFACGLNRTAARNIIEYLKQRKDYDKFAILCILEQNGGIDEIRTTVTELCAEKVIIGDDGSKLLQRSTVQLLQIASSHDIPISDLQLQWSFSKVANNTIILQSGIALPSLSSLETLLVNADTNYQPELTEEDIKGLLNYVLPSKKFKKLWFTNCTLPASIRPEKIPEELRKKNVQVLWPSNACHLDLQSGKWKKADDVQTIIELCSQNVVISNKDTVSVQRTAVELLVKASSHNIPIYCVNLGFSFSKIDEDGNIILSSGLSLPILTSIEMMHIKTEEGREMNKHEVNGILNYVQHSQRFKQLEFDSCLLPPCTSMHNIFNLISKNVKVFWIPYGSSEGCYKLNLQSCRWELIFGRSILFPTKSIGDELTEAEYRQEVEIFRHRYRYEPWQQTWRVSRGNRYLDTE